One window of the Misgurnus anguillicaudatus chromosome 8, ASM2758022v2, whole genome shotgun sequence genome contains the following:
- the ppm1j gene encoding protein phosphatase 1H → MISKVKNAMSSLVGGIIPHGHHHHQQHGAAQNDGTDALPPRFPYGRPDFLDLTQELLQYSTEHASRPVIMLKRDSRLPWRTGYAEVINAGKSMLNEDQAACELLYVRKLSSKQQRCSMLLEDSGDTTGIPMHFWGVFDGHAGSGAALTASKLLQRIIRDRLCDVAHLLENQNSLPPICLAKNGSPFQAEAKKGACLDGEEQDGLPDEPRFHMEKDISVESLVMGIIETAFKQMDDLIEKEKESYNISGGCCALVAIHLLGKLYVANAGDSRAIIVRNNEVIPMSNEFTPESERQRLQYLGFLKPELLGNEFTHIEFPRRIQHKELGKKMLFRDHTMTGWAYKTIVEDDLKFPLIYGEGKKARVMATIGVTRGLGDHDLKVYNSNIHIKPFLSCCPEVKVYNISEHKHGPDDVLVMGSDGLWDVTTDRDVADAITTFLSGREHNDPLRYTLAAQDLLMRSRGVLKERGWRLPNERLGSGDDITVFVIPLAGSELET, encoded by the exons ATGATAAGCAAAGTTAAGAACGCCATGTCCTCGCTGGTGGGCGGCATCATCCCGCACGGCCACCATCATCACCAGCAGCACGGAGCCGCGCAGAACGACGGCACGGACGCGCTACCGCCGCGCTTCCCGTACGGCAGACCCGACTTTCTGGACCTGACGCAGGAGCTGCTGCAGTACTCCACCGAGCACGCGTCCAGGCCGGTGATCATGCTCAAACGTGACAGCAGACTGCCGTGGAGGACGGGATACGCCGA ggtgATTAACGCTGGTAAGAGCATGCTGAATGAGGACCAGGCTGCCTGTGAGCTGCTTTATGTGAGAAAGCTGAGCAGTAAACAGCAGCGTTGTTCAATGTTACTGGAGGACAGTGGG GACACCACAGGCATTCCCATGCACTTCTGGGGTGTTTTCGATGGACACGCCGGCTCCGGTGCGGCTCTCACGGCCTCCAAACTTCTCCAGCGTATCATCCGCGATCGACTTTGCGATGTCGCCCATCTTCTTGAAAACCAGAACAGCCTGCCGCCGATCTGCCTGGCCAAGAATGGCAGCCCCTTCCAGGCGGAGGCAAAGAAAGGCGCCTGTCTGGACGGAGAGGAGCAAGATGGACTACCGGATGAACCCCGGTTTCACATGGAGAAGGATATCAGTGTGGAAAGCCTGGTGATGGGAATCATAGAGACTGCCTTCAAACAAATG GATGACCTGATAGAGAAGGAGAAAGAGTCTTACAACATTTCTGGGGGCTGTTGTgctttggttgcaattcacctTTTGGGAAAACTATATGTAGCAAATGCAGGTGACAGCAG AGCCATAATTGTCCGTAATAATGAGGTAATCCCGATGTCCAATGAATTCACACCTGAAAGTGAAAGACAACGGCTGCAGTACTTG GGATTCCTTAAGCCCGAGCTGCTTGGGAATGAGTTTACACATATCGAGTTCCCAAGACGCATTCAACACAAGGAGCTCGGCAAGAAGATGCTGTTTAGAGACCACACGATGACTGGctg GGCATATAAGACAATTGTGGAAGATGATTTGAAGTTTCCCCTGATATATGGAGAAGGGAAAAAG gcTAGAGTCATGGCCACTATCGGTGTAACTCGTGGTTTAGGGGATCATGACCTGAAAGTTTATAACTCAAACATTCATATTAAACCCTTCCTGTCCTGCTGCCCAGAG GTGAAGGTGTATAACATCTCCGAGCACAAACACGGGCCTGATGATGTCTTGGTCATGGGCAGTGATGGACTGTGGGACGTCACGACTGATAGAGATGTTGCAGATGCTATAACAACTTTTCTGTCAGGTCGTGAGCACAACGACCCGTTGAG gtacacactaGCAGCACAAGATCTTCTGATGCGGTCGCGTGGAGTTCTCAAAGAGCGAGGGTGGCGACTACCCAATGAAAGACTTGGCTCAGGCGATGACATCACAGTGTTTGTCATTCCATTGGCCGGGTCAGAGTTAGAAACATGA